From a region of the Butyrivibrio sp. AE3004 genome:
- the cysK gene encoding cysteine synthase A yields MALKIVDNLTQLVGETPILRPRKIEKLAGLSEETKLLLKLEYFNPLSSVKDRIALAMIEDAEEREILKEDSVIIEPTSGNTGVGLAFVAAAKGYKILITMPESMSLERRTLLSALGAELVLTPAALGMKGAIRKAEELEVQIPGGVILQQFNNPANPKAHHTTTGEEIWEATEGKVDVIVAGVGTGGTITGVAKYLKEQNPDIHVVAVEPYGSPVLSGGVPGPHGIQGIGAGFVPKVFDFNLIDEIFKVKDEQAFDTSRTLAREEGLLVGISSGAAAYAAAQVAKRKQFEGKTVVAVLPDTGERYLSTKLWTDLPVEKSRYWYSIK; encoded by the coding sequence ATGGCATTAAAGATAGTTGATAATCTTACACAGCTCGTCGGAGAGACTCCCATTTTGAGACCACGCAAGATTGAAAAGCTTGCAGGACTCTCCGAGGAAACGAAGCTGCTTCTTAAACTTGAATATTTTAATCCCTTAAGCAGTGTAAAGGACAGGATTGCACTTGCAATGATCGAGGACGCTGAAGAAAGGGAAATCCTCAAGGAGGACTCTGTCATTATAGAGCCAACCAGCGGAAATACAGGTGTTGGACTTGCATTTGTGGCAGCTGCAAAGGGCTATAAAATTCTTATCACCATGCCAGAGAGCATGAGTCTGGAGAGAAGAACACTTCTTAGTGCACTGGGTGCTGAACTTGTTCTTACACCCGCTGCTCTTGGAATGAAGGGAGCTATCAGAAAAGCAGAGGAACTTGAGGTCCAGATCCCCGGAGGTGTTATCCTTCAGCAGTTCAATAACCCTGCAAATCCCAAGGCACATCACACAACAACGGGCGAGGAAATATGGGAAGCCACAGAGGGAAAGGTTGATGTAATCGTAGCCGGAGTCGGCACTGGAGGCACAATTACAGGTGTTGCAAAATACCTTAAGGAACAGAACCCCGATATTCATGTTGTGGCAGTTGAGCCATATGGTTCACCTGTACTTTCAGGAGGTGTACCAGGTCCGCATGGTATTCAGGGAATCGGAGCAGGCTTTGTACCAAAGGTATTTGATTTCAATCTGATAGATGAGATTTTCAAGGTAAAGGATGAGCAGGCATTTGATACATCCAGAACTCTTGCAAGAGAAGAGGGGCTTCTTGTAGGAATATCCTCAGGTGCGGCAGCCTATGCTGCAGCCCAGGTTGCAAAGAGGAAACAGTTTGAAGGAAAAACTGTTGTAGCTGTTTTACCTGATACAGGTGAAAGATATTTGTCCACAAAACTTTGGACAGACTTGCCGGTTGAAAAGAGCAGATACTGGTACAGCATTAAATAG
- the nifH gene encoding nitrogenase iron protein, which yields MAEKQIRQIAIYGKGGIGKSTTTQNLTAGLTELGKNVFVVGCDPKADSTRLLLGGLHQKTTLDTLREKGENVELDDIMKIGFRGTKCVESGGPEPGVGCAGRGIITAVGLLEQLGAFTEELDYVFYDVLGDVVCGGFAMPIREGKAKEIYIVASGEMMSLYAANNISKGIQKYAQKGGVRLGGIICNSRRVDREEDLLRAFAKELNTQLIYFVPRDNIVQHAEIRRKTVIEYKPDAAQADEYRGLAKAIDENTMFTIPTPMSQERLEEILVEYGLMDDLKDDYRI from the coding sequence ATGGCAGAAAAACAGATCAGACAAATCGCAATATACGGGAAAGGAGGTATCGGAAAATCCACTACTACACAGAACCTGACAGCAGGACTGACAGAGCTTGGAAAAAACGTATTTGTGGTAGGGTGCGACCCTAAGGCAGATTCAACCAGACTGTTACTTGGAGGGCTGCATCAGAAGACTACTCTGGACACTCTTCGTGAAAAGGGAGAAAACGTAGAGCTTGATGACATAATGAAGATCGGCTTTAGAGGAACCAAGTGTGTGGAGTCAGGCGGACCTGAGCCGGGTGTAGGCTGCGCAGGACGAGGTATCATTACTGCGGTAGGTCTTTTGGAACAGCTTGGAGCTTTTACGGAAGAACTTGATTATGTTTTTTATGACGTACTTGGAGACGTTGTATGTGGCGGATTTGCCATGCCCATACGTGAAGGTAAGGCAAAGGAAATTTACATTGTAGCAAGTGGGGAGATGATGTCTCTTTATGCGGCAAATAATATTTCAAAAGGTATCCAGAAATATGCGCAGAAGGGTGGAGTAAGACTTGGCGGTATCATATGCAACAGCCGTCGCGTAGACAGAGAGGAAGACCTCTTACGTGCTTTCGCCAAGGAGCTTAATACGCAGCTTATCTATTTTGTTCCCAGAGACAATATTGTACAGCACGCAGAGATAAGAAGAAAGACAGTAATTGAATATAAACCGGATGCTGCTCAGGCAGATGAGTACAGAGGACTTGCAAAGGCAATCGATGAGAACACCATGTTTACAATTCCGACACCGATGTCTCAGGAGCGTCTTGAAGAAATACTTGTTGAATACGGTCTTATGGATGATCTTAAGGACGACTACAGAATCTAA
- a CDS encoding ABC transporter permease, whose protein sequence is MKSKFRTVFPILGVLLALSVNIIIPNHKKLKYAELPHYRYFLWIALAVVILLAILALFNERVRERYSYRGYFICGVFAFLNILDLVTAKFLILPQLYFPSIARIFNVYFEDKELLLQCLESSFLLLVKGIIIGFILGMICGITVGWSKDANYWIYPLIRILGPIPSSTWTPLALVVFPSAQGAAVFLIAFGVWFQITILTCSGIQSVKKAYFEVSSTLGASNLQNLFKIAVPAASPSIFLGFFNATCSSFVALMAAEMIGCKSGLGWYVNWQKTMLSYPNVYAGLIVVAIFCYILVTIQFKVRDKLLSWQEGVVKW, encoded by the coding sequence ATGAAATCTAAGTTCAGAACAGTGTTCCCCATATTGGGCGTACTACTTGCATTGAGCGTAAATATCATAATTCCAAATCATAAAAAATTAAAATACGCGGAATTGCCACATTACAGATACTTCCTATGGATAGCGCTGGCAGTGGTGATCCTCCTGGCAATTTTGGCTTTATTTAATGAGAGAGTGAGGGAAAGGTATTCCTATCGGGGGTATTTCATATGCGGGGTATTTGCATTTTTGAACATATTGGATCTGGTAACCGCAAAGTTTCTGATCCTACCACAGTTGTATTTCCCAAGCATAGCAAGAATATTTAATGTTTATTTCGAAGATAAGGAGCTCCTCCTCCAATGTCTTGAAAGTTCTTTTTTACTGTTGGTCAAAGGAATAATAATCGGATTTATTCTTGGTATGATCTGTGGAATTACGGTGGGGTGGAGTAAAGATGCAAATTACTGGATTTACCCCCTGATCCGCATACTTGGACCGATTCCATCATCAACCTGGACACCGCTTGCGCTGGTTGTATTTCCGTCAGCTCAGGGAGCTGCGGTTTTTCTGATAGCATTCGGTGTCTGGTTCCAGATAACAATCCTTACCTGCTCAGGTATTCAGAGTGTAAAAAAAGCTTACTTTGAAGTATCTTCAACACTCGGTGCTAGTAATCTGCAGAATCTTTTTAAGATCGCGGTTCCTGCAGCATCACCATCGATTTTCCTTGGCTTTTTCAATGCCACATGTTCCTCCTTTGTGGCACTTATGGCAGCTGAGATGATCGGATGCAAATCGGGTCTTGGCTGGTACGTAAACTGGCAAAAGACCATGCTCTCTTACCCTAATGTCTATGCGGGACTTATAGTTGTAGCAATTTTCTGTTACATCCTTGTTACCATTCAGTTCAAGGTAAGAGACAAATTATTATCATGGCAGGAGGGTGTTGTCAAATGGTAG
- a CDS encoding ABC transporter ATP-binding protein has protein sequence MVETGSTGAISARNVRKEFIDPNGETVIALEKVDVDIKPGEFICLIGPSGCGKSTFLRLVAGLIEPTEGALFLDGDEITKPGYERGLVFQDPTLFPWLNIYENVAFGLKTRHIFKEKKDDVEEFIKLVKLEGFEKALPHHLSGGMAQRAGLARALVNHPKVLLLDEPFGALDAFTRMNMQDELLRIWKERGTTMIMVTHDVDEAVYLSDRIFVMTPRPAKIESIVDVEIGRNETLGRKRDSVDFLNLRSKILQILDYTGKAAEIEYVI, from the coding sequence ATGGTAGAAACAGGAAGCACCGGTGCAATATCGGCAAGGAATGTGCGAAAAGAATTTATCGATCCGAACGGAGAGACGGTTATTGCGCTTGAGAAAGTGGACGTAGATATAAAGCCGGGGGAATTTATATGCCTGATAGGACCTTCCGGTTGCGGAAAATCAACGTTCTTAAGGCTTGTTGCAGGACTTATTGAGCCTACGGAGGGAGCCTTATTCCTTGATGGAGATGAGATTACAAAACCGGGATATGAGAGAGGACTTGTTTTCCAGGATCCTACTCTTTTTCCCTGGTTGAACATATATGAGAATGTGGCTTTTGGATTAAAGACACGACACATTTTTAAAGAAAAGAAAGATGATGTAGAGGAATTTATTAAGCTGGTAAAGCTGGAAGGGTTTGAAAAAGCTCTTCCGCATCATTTATCAGGTGGTATGGCACAAAGGGCGGGACTCGCAAGGGCTCTTGTAAATCATCCTAAGGTACTTCTTCTTGATGAACCCTTTGGAGCTCTTGATGCTTTTACAAGAATGAATATGCAGGATGAACTTTTGCGTATCTGGAAAGAGCGGGGAACGACGATGATCATGGTTACACATGACGTTGATGAGGCTGTTTATTTAAGTGACCGCATTTTTGTAATGACACCGAGACCGGCAAAAATCGAGTCAATTGTGGATGTGGAAATAGGGAGAAATGAGACCCTTGGCCGTAAACGTGACAGCGTGGATTTCCTTAATCTAAGGTCAAAAATATTGCAGATTCTGGATTATACCGGAAAAGCTGCAGAGATTGAGTATGTGATTTAA
- a CDS encoding ABC transporter substrate-binding protein, translating to MKKRFVALILATVFALSVLSGCGSGALKETGGVVTENIEDESEPKAPDIVDEDFDLDAAFAKETGVGDPIRIVSTFEGTCQVQTQIAYLLGFYEQEGLVEGVDYDFVDAGGETGAVLLSTDQADVAIGLISGMLQPLDNGLEAKAIAGLHTGCVTIVTLKDSGIESTKDLAGKTIGVTALSSSQHIAALRALNYEGFSGDDVEFVVYDKDSIEQALLNGAVDAIGLGDYKAAILARDEGAKVIFDTSNDERLKDENCCVLFASSASIERKPATLAKLVTAIQKASVWIANNPELSAQIQVAQGYTVGDVNVNTDLLKTYQYPTSLSSLKEAIYRNFDDAQVLGLLKEDTDKAALIQTSYLFLPGIKDGLDITEIDPPKDPQQFLTAKE from the coding sequence ATGAAGAAAAGATTTGTTGCATTAATATTGGCAACTGTTTTTGCACTATCTGTCCTTTCTGGCTGCGGAAGCGGAGCTTTAAAAGAAACTGGGGGTGTTGTGACAGAAAATATCGAAGATGAATCTGAACCAAAGGCACCGGATATAGTTGATGAGGATTTTGACCTTGATGCTGCTTTTGCAAAAGAAACAGGAGTAGGTGATCCCATAAGAATAGTAAGTACCTTTGAAGGTACCTGCCAGGTTCAGACACAGATAGCATATCTGCTTGGCTTTTATGAACAGGAAGGTCTTGTAGAAGGTGTTGATTATGACTTTGTGGATGCAGGTGGAGAAACGGGAGCGGTTCTACTGTCAACCGATCAGGCAGACGTGGCTATAGGACTTATTTCAGGTATGCTACAGCCACTTGATAACGGTCTTGAAGCTAAGGCAATCGCCGGACTACATACCGGCTGTGTGACAATTGTAACTCTTAAGGACAGCGGAATAGAGTCCACTAAGGATCTTGCAGGAAAGACAATCGGAGTTACGGCACTTTCAAGTTCACAGCATATAGCAGCGCTTCGTGCACTTAACTATGAGGGCTTTTCAGGAGATGATGTGGAATTTGTTGTCTATGACAAGGATTCAATTGAGCAGGCACTTTTAAACGGAGCAGTTGATGCTATCGGACTCGGAGATTATAAGGCTGCTATCCTTGCAAGGGATGAAGGAGCAAAGGTTATATTTGATACTTCAAATGATGAGAGACTTAAGGATGAAAACTGCTGTGTACTTTTTGCCAGCAGCGCATCCATAGAGAGAAAGCCTGCAACACTTGCAAAGCTTGTTACCGCAATCCAGAAGGCTTCTGTATGGATCGCGAACAATCCGGAACTTTCCGCGCAGATTCAGGTAGCTCAGGGATATACAGTGGGTGATGTAAATGTAAATACCGATCTTTTAAAGACATATCAGTATCCTACTTCGCTTAGCTCTTTGAAGGAAGCTATTTACAGAAACTTTGATGATGCACAGGTTTTAGGACTGCTCAAAGAGGATACGGACAAGGCTGCTCTTATACAGACAAGCTACCTGTTCCTTCCGGGAATTAAAGACGGACTTGATATAACAGAAATCGATCCGCCAAAGGATCCTCAGCAGTTTTTAACTGCAAAGGAATAA
- a CDS encoding DUF4418 family protein produces the protein MKNRIISGITFIILGLLIAVGPQSIFAVCGPMEDGKFMKCHWTAQAELGIGLAIVFLAAGILFFKSEQIRAGLSIAAFALSIVSVLVPTKLIGVCGGEHMQCHSLTKPVLIILGIAGAVFALANTFFLLKNKEKVQVVQELRKGA, from the coding sequence ATGAAAAACAGAATTATATCAGGAATTACATTTATTATACTTGGACTTTTAATTGCAGTTGGACCGCAGTCAATATTTGCGGTGTGTGGTCCCATGGAGGACGGTAAGTTTATGAAATGTCACTGGACAGCACAGGCTGAACTGGGAATAGGTCTTGCAATTGTGTTTTTGGCAGCCGGGATTCTTTTCTTTAAATCAGAACAGATTCGTGCGGGATTAAGCATAGCGGCCTTTGCGCTTTCAATCGTTTCAGTTCTTGTCCCCACAAAGCTTATCGGAGTATGTGGTGGTGAACATATGCAGTGTCATTCACTTACAAAACCGGTACTTATCATTCTTGGCATTGCAGGTGCGGTTTTTGCTCTTGCAAATACATTTTTCCTCTTAAAAAACAAGGAGAAAGTACAGGTAGTTCAAGAATTAAGAAAAGGAGCTTAA
- a CDS encoding ABC transporter permease has translation MNNKRLGIPYIAFLNVKNSLTRSVGLVLLMAVLSFVLFGGAILSKSLSNGLGQMKDRLGADLMIVPVENQNDLEAVLLKGEPSCFYFKRTLEGKVAGLEGVSLCSSQFFLTSLEAECCDAKVQLIGFDPDTDFVIQPWIRKTFDGELKNGAVIVGNDIQTESGGFIKLFGKEYEIAAKLDATGTGLDQAVYATKDTILRMYADAEEKGQRFLEDADPKEAISAILVRVQEGYDRKTLIKNIRREIGGVKIVESQNMITGTADNMKNVAIFLYIFSGLFFLTSVATLLLVFSVISNERKKEFAVLRTLGATRKKLAGIILSESAIITGTGGLVGAIFAAIIIFPLNVYIGDRLGLPYLLPNAGMIAFIFLVDLVVSFLTGPLSAALLAVRISRAETYLTMREGE, from the coding sequence ATGAATAATAAACGTTTGGGAATTCCATATATAGCCTTTTTAAACGTAAAGAACAGTCTCACAAGATCAGTGGGACTTGTTCTTTTAATGGCAGTACTTTCTTTTGTCCTTTTTGGTGGAGCTATACTTTCAAAAAGCTTAAGCAACGGACTTGGACAAATGAAGGACAGGCTTGGTGCTGATCTTATGATCGTTCCCGTTGAAAATCAAAATGATCTGGAGGCTGTTTTGTTAAAGGGAGAGCCAAGCTGTTTTTATTTTAAAAGAACGCTTGAGGGAAAGGTTGCAGGGCTGGAAGGTGTTTCACTTTGCTCTTCCCAGTTTTTTCTGACATCGCTTGAAGCAGAGTGCTGTGATGCAAAGGTTCAGCTTATTGGTTTTGACCCTGATACCGATTTTGTAATTCAGCCCTGGATCAGGAAGACCTTTGACGGAGAGCTGAAAAACGGCGCTGTGATAGTCGGAAACGACATACAGACTGAATCGGGCGGGTTCATTAAGCTTTTTGGCAAGGAATATGAGATTGCTGCAAAGCTTGATGCCACAGGAACAGGACTTGACCAGGCAGTCTATGCGACAAAGGATACAATACTTAGAATGTATGCTGATGCTGAAGAAAAGGGACAGCGCTTTTTGGAAGACGCAGATCCAAAGGAGGCGATATCAGCCATACTTGTGCGCGTTCAGGAAGGCTATGACAGAAAAACACTTATAAAGAACATAAGACGGGAAATTGGTGGTGTTAAGATTGTTGAATCACAGAACATGATAACCGGAACTGCTGATAACATGAAAAATGTGGCAATCTTCTTATATATTTTTTCCGGTCTGTTTTTTCTGACTTCTGTAGCAACTCTTTTGCTGGTATTTTCAGTTATTTCAAACGAAAGGAAAAAGGAATTTGCGGTTCTGAGAACTCTTGGAGCAACCAGGAAGAAGCTTGCGGGAATTATACTTTCGGAGTCTGCAATAATAACCGGAACGGGTGGACTTGTAGGTGCAATTTTCGCAGCAATCATAATATTTCCGCTTAATGTGTACATAGGAGACAGACTGGGGCTTCCCTATCTTCTTCCGAATGCGGGGATGATAGCCTTTATCTTTCTTGTTGATCTTGTTGTTTCATTTTTGACAGGACCTCTTTCAGCAGCTCTTTTGGCAGTGAGAATCAGTAGAGCGGAAACCTATCTGACAATGAGGGAGGGTGAATAA
- a CDS encoding ABC transporter ATP-binding protein, whose translation MTLEIRGLEKKFIQGNREIYAVRDAGLFVPGGSFISIIGRSGSGKSTLLNLIAGLLEPSGGTIVLNTREIARLSDEEASYLRNSEIGYIMQGKSLLKNLTVLDNVRLPFYLFNREGDDTERARQLLDRVGILHLENAYPSSLSGGELRRVSIARALINNPGILLADEPTSDLDRENTSGILKLFRKIADEGTTVIMVTHELDTLKYGDAVYRMEEGILTKENGAAIA comes from the coding sequence ATGACTTTGGAAATAAGGGGACTTGAGAAAAAGTTTATACAGGGAAATCGGGAAATATATGCGGTAAGAGATGCAGGTCTTTTTGTTCCCGGCGGAAGCTTTATTAGCATTATCGGTCGTTCCGGGAGCGGGAAAAGCACATTGCTTAATCTTATCGCAGGTCTTCTTGAACCATCAGGCGGAACGATTGTACTTAATACAAGAGAGATAGCAAGGCTTTCCGATGAGGAGGCATCATACCTTAGAAATTCCGAAATCGGATATATAATGCAGGGGAAAAGTCTTCTGAAAAATTTAACGGTTCTTGATAATGTACGCCTTCCATTTTACCTGTTTAACAGAGAAGGAGATGACACGGAAAGGGCGAGACAGCTTCTTGACAGGGTTGGCATTCTTCATCTTGAAAATGCTTATCCCTCCAGCCTTTCCGGAGGTGAGCTAAGGAGAGTTTCAATTGCGAGAGCGCTAATCAATAATCCCGGAATATTACTTGCTGATGAGCCTACGAGCGACCTTGACAGGGAAAATACATCAGGGATTCTTAAACTTTTCAGAAAAATTGCGGATGAGGGGACAACCGTAATCATGGTTACACACGAACTTGATACTCTTAAGTACGGAGATGCTGTTTACAGGATGGAGGAGGGTATTCTTACTAAGGAAAACGGAGCTGCAATTGCGTAG
- a CDS encoding GDSL-type esterase/lipase family protein, with protein sequence MGNILAFGDSNTWGLIPGTKDRYPWGIRWTSLVQENLREVRLVEDGLCGRTTVFDDQLRPFRKGAEILPLSLESNYPLDAAIIMLGTNDCKTMFKANSHIIGKGLELCLDELEKYIAPEKILVVSPIKLGNEVYLPEKDPEFDENSVATSKSLKQEYERIARKRGNQFLAASDFAEPSTVDDEHMDEKGHKELSVAIVKKLEEMRIA encoded by the coding sequence ATGGGAAACATACTTGCTTTTGGAGATTCAAATACCTGGGGGCTTATCCCCGGAACGAAGGACAGATATCCTTGGGGGATTAGATGGACAAGTCTGGTTCAGGAAAATCTTAGGGAAGTAAGACTGGTAGAGGATGGCCTATGCGGACGGACTACCGTTTTTGACGATCAGCTTCGCCCTTTCAGAAAGGGTGCTGAGATATTGCCACTTAGTCTTGAGAGCAATTATCCTCTCGATGCTGCGATCATTATGCTTGGTACAAATGATTGCAAAACCATGTTTAAGGCTAATTCTCATATTATCGGAAAAGGCCTTGAGCTATGCCTGGACGAACTGGAAAAATATATAGCACCCGAAAAAATCCTGGTGGTCTCGCCAATAAAACTGGGAAATGAGGTATATCTTCCCGAAAAAGATCCCGAATTCGATGAGAACTCCGTTGCGACCAGCAAATCCTTAAAGCAGGAGTATGAGCGTATTGCAAGAAAAAGAGGTAATCAGTTCCTGGCAGCATCCGATTTTGCTGAACCAAGTACAGTGGATGATGAGCATATGGACGAGAAAGGCCATAAAGAATTATCTGTTGCAATCGTAAAAAAATTAGAGGAGATGAGGATTGCTTAG
- a CDS encoding transglutaminase domain-containing protein, whose translation MRQIKKILLHILVGIVIPIIIAAPIHPIISHAYSNTWTATNVGSGRNKMFSKLVTSAERYVYEFAINYAYEGDWAYPWTPNDTKLTTTQCNNVMLALNCDYPEVYWYIYCSSTYLYVAKDCRFADYNNAFAKKYKISGPLDSKLRKIFYMVAKNIIYSTNTSSYTYIDHQPDGTTKVSYNRKDQLPEGLFSGRGVCCSYARAFQLFCNVNDIECVTVQGSAYGTGHIWNIVKYNGKWQLVDATDLSNASLDTMENNFLASENQLGFTRKNYSIDVPSTSNRAHKKFSSIERKQLKTVCDEACCTFKSIKDSIPRAVNLSETIDITYQKGFLTNSVAAPLPDPYTTHINIK comes from the coding sequence ATGAGGCAAATTAAAAAGATATTATTACATATTTTAGTTGGAATAGTTATTCCAATAATAATAGCTGCACCCATACATCCAATTATAAGTCATGCATATAGCAACACATGGACAGCCACAAATGTTGGCTCTGGTAGGAATAAAATGTTTTCTAAACTTGTCACGTCAGCAGAAAGGTATGTGTATGAGTTTGCTATTAACTATGCTTATGAGGGTGATTGGGCTTATCCATGGACTCCCAATGATACCAAATTAACTACAACACAATGTAATAATGTGATGCTTGCTTTAAATTGTGATTATCCTGAGGTGTATTGGTACATCTATTGCAGTAGTACATACTTATATGTAGCTAAAGATTGTCGCTTTGCAGATTACAATAATGCGTTTGCAAAGAAGTATAAAATAAGTGGCCCTCTTGATTCAAAATTGAGAAAAATATTTTACATGGTTGCAAAAAATATCATATATTCTACTAATACTTCTTCATACACATATATAGATCATCAACCAGACGGCACAACTAAAGTAAGTTATAATCGAAAGGATCAATTACCTGAAGGACTATTCTCAGGAAGAGGTGTTTGTTGCAGCTATGCCAGAGCATTTCAACTTTTTTGTAATGTTAATGATATTGAGTGTGTGACAGTTCAAGGTTCTGCTTATGGTACTGGTCATATATGGAATATAGTGAAATATAATGGTAAATGGCAATTAGTAGATGCAACAGATTTAAGTAATGCATCACTTGATACTATGGAAAACAATTTTTTAGCATCAGAAAACCAGCTTGGTTTCACCAGAAAAAATTATTCTATAGATGTACCTTCTACTTCAAATAGAGCACACAAGAAGTTTTCTTCTATAGAGAGAAAACAACTAAAAACTGTATGTGATGAAGCTTGTTGCACTTTCAAGTCAATAAAAGACAGTATCCCCAGAGCTGTTAATTTATCGGAAACTATTGATATAACATATCAGAAAGGTTTTTTAACAAATTCTGTTGCTGCCCCGCTACCTGACCCATACACTACTCACATAAATATCAAATAA
- a CDS encoding leucine-rich repeat protein, protein MKINRVINIVSILLCLLLLFNNTGYITRAINYNLEDIEPGDNKEIYGDWPIKITKKGITYKIYPSMTFVISISNVKKAHIDHVIYNDQIYYVNTITASAGKGNKSLTTITIGPHVKNIEDNAFYNCKKLKQVIINNSGNLNVGRNAFRKIGKNATILLKGAKGNSKQKLIKKISKQTNATIK, encoded by the coding sequence ATGAAAATTAATAGAGTAATAAATATTGTCAGTATCTTGCTATGTTTACTATTACTTTTTAATAATACAGGCTATATTACTCGCGCCATAAACTATAACTTAGAAGATATAGAACCTGGCGATAATAAGGAAATTTATGGCGATTGGCCTATAAAAATAACCAAAAAAGGAATTACGTATAAAATATATCCATCCATGACTTTCGTTATCTCTATTTCCAATGTTAAGAAAGCTCATATAGATCATGTTATCTATAATGATCAGATTTATTATGTTAATACTATTACTGCAAGTGCCGGAAAAGGTAATAAATCACTAACTACAATTACTATAGGTCCACATGTTAAAAATATAGAAGATAATGCATTTTATAACTGTAAGAAGCTAAAACAGGTAATAATAAATAACAGTGGAAACTTAAATGTTGGAAGGAACGCATTCAGAAAGATTGGTAAAAATGCAACTATTCTTCTAAAAGGAGCCAAAGGAAACTCTAAACAGAAACTTATAAAGAAAATCAGCAAACAGACAAATGCAACTATTAAATAA
- the dapA gene encoding 4-hydroxy-tetrahydrodipicolinate synthase, with protein MAVFKGAGVAIATPFNEDGSVNYDEFKRLIDFQIDNGTDAIIVCGTTGESATMTEEEHMEVSRFCIEYVNKRVPVIAGAGSNCTKTAVDLSIDAAKAGADGILSVTPYYNKATQDGLVQHFTAVAKAVDIPIILYNVPSRTGCNIQPATAAKLCKEVDNIVGIKDATGNLAQTTKMMQLAEGAVDLYSGEDGLVVPIMSLGGLGVISVLSNVAPAKTHEMCQKALDGDFAGATRIQLEALPLIDALFSEVNPIPVKAALEMIGFKAGPLRLPLTSMTEANRVVLEKELKKFLA; from the coding sequence ATGGCAGTTTTTAAGGGTGCAGGTGTTGCCATTGCGACACCGTTTAATGAAGACGGATCAGTTAATTATGATGAGTTCAAGAGACTGATTGATTTCCAGATTGATAATGGTACAGACGCTATTATCGTATGCGGAACAACTGGAGAGAGTGCGACTATGACAGAAGAGGAGCACATGGAGGTTTCCAGGTTCTGCATAGAGTATGTTAACAAAAGAGTTCCCGTAATCGCAGGTGCCGGATCAAACTGCACCAAGACAGCGGTAGATCTTTCAATCGATGCAGCTAAGGCAGGAGCCGACGGAATTCTTTCCGTTACACCTTATTACAACAAGGCAACTCAGGATGGCCTTGTGCAGCATTTTACAGCCGTTGCCAAGGCAGTTGATATTCCGATAATCCTTTACAATGTTCCGAGCCGCACAGGCTGCAATATTCAGCCTGCAACCGCTGCCAAACTCTGCAAGGAAGTTGACAACATTGTTGGTATCAAGGATGCAACAGGCAATCTTGCTCAGACCACCAAGATGATGCAGCTTGCTGAGGGTGCTGTAGATCTTTATTCAGGAGAGGACGGACTGGTAGTTCCTATCATGTCACTTGGAGGACTCGGTGTTATTTCGGTTCTTTCAAACGTTGCACCAGCAAAGACACATGAGATGTGCCAGAAGGCTCTGGACGGTGATTTCGCAGGTGCTACCAGGATTCAGCTTGAAGCACTTCCTCTTATTGATGCTCTTTTCTCGGAGGTTAATCCTATCCCTGTAAAGGCAGCTCTTGAGATGATCGGCTTTAAGGCAGGCCCGCTTCGTCTTCCTCTTACATCAATGACTGAGGCAAACAGGGTGGTGCTTGAAAAGGAACTGAAGAAATTTTTGGCATAA